ttatttttccattttttttatttggtctcCATTTGCCAATTTATTTGACCCTTTAGTCTTTTCCTCCATTGGAGTATTTTTCactttttggtcatttaacttttccatatttatattttaatctaatgaattttgaatatttacactaAAACCACAACATtgtcacatttttacaatttagtctctacatGCTCACCTCTATTCCCAAGCTCTTGAAGCAAAAAAGTAGAGTCATGAAGCTACAAAGCGTAGATTCAAATGAGAAGAGGATGTTTTCGAGGCCGGTTTGGCCATTATGCAAGGCGAGTTGAAAGACTTCTTCAACTACAGAAGTGTAGCGAGTGTAACCAATAACTTTGGGTCAGCTCAAGTGCATTTTCAAGACAAACCCAGTCGATCGGCGGCTAGAGAAGTCAGGGGCGAGTGATGGGAAAGGAACGGGAGTATGGAAGATAGGAGCACGGGTGGAGGAGGCGGCGGCTGTGGCGGTGGTGTGTTTCGAAGCATTAGATGGTGAAACAGGGAGCTTGGAAAGGGAGAACTTTTGGGGGTGGGGTTGGTTCTGGTGGTGATTACAGTGGTTTTTTAAGTGGTTTTGTGGATACTGATGGTTGTGACAAGGCTTTGTTGTAGCTATGATCATACATTACGGTGACTTTGAAATCTAGAGGTGAGAGTATCAATCTTCAAGGTGTAAAGGTGAAGAAATTATTACAAGAACTGTGTTAGATTAGAATTATTTGTTGTAAGTGTTGAAAATAATAGATATTTCTCAAAGAACTCAGCTCTGTAGACGTAGAGAAATCGAACTACATAAACAATTCTTACGTCTTCTGTTTGTTTAGTGTTTTACTTTCAATAATGAAGAAGTACTCACTCCCTTGTCACTCtttcacaatttataatttttatcgaacaattttaaagcttcaattttaatataatcttttatataaatatactttttttacTTAGATTTATCGTAATTTAATTAAATCGATATTAGATAAATTTATCACTTAATCTAATCAAAACcgacataaatataaaaaataaacaatggaGATAAATACGTacctttaattattaaaagggtGACAAATTGCACAAAAGTTGGGAATTTCAACATTTTTAgactttaaaataaaacaaattggcTATTTTTGCTTTGTGAACAACCTACCTCAGTAGAAGGCTAGAAGCAACAACTTCCTCACATACTAAGCCCTGTCATCTTTTCTTCTTGTCATCAGACACTTGTTTACCTACCTCACTATCTTcttaattttcatattaattaaaatattttcctgtaattacttataattatataaaagtgTCGTATTTGGATAATTATGTGTAATTAGATatacttttcaattttaaaagagACGGTAAAAATTAGAGTAATTATACCTaacttttgtaaaaaaaagttataaaggtttaatattataaattttatattattttaacttaatttatataTTGTAGAAAGGGATATAGCTtagtataattttttattcaaattaaatttatataagtttttaaatataaaattttggattatATGAACTATGAACTTAAATTCTATAAGGCCTATGATAATTAtgcaaatagaaaatattttcttaCCACTTAAGAGAAAAGTGCTAAACACAAGTATCGTAAAGAACCCGTAAACTCTTTAATTTAACACATTCAAGGCTTTGAAATATGGTTGAGAAGATATTTTGTTGtactaaaaaatatttctcaTGTTAACATCACCTTAACATAACATAGGGAATTAAGGTTGGATAATACTAGCATATTACGTATTTCATAACTTTAATCATAAGTGGAATTGAAATGATccatactaaaaaatataaattatgtaactatGTGATTACAATATGTACTACTGAATATTACATAGAGAATTACCGTAATTACACTTACTCAACTAAACAcgtttaaaaattattatttaattattttgtgttGTGGAAATAAACTGATTGATGGTATATGTAGGTATATATGTAAAATGAGATTACCTAACACGCAAAGCACACGTCGCCTACGCATATCTATCGGCTaatcaaaatttccaaaatgttTTCTTGGTTTTCTTAATTCAGGAAAAAACCCATCAACGAATATTCTCTCATTCATTTCTCTGTAtatattttgatgaattttaatgcTACAAGGTAAGTTGTGGAAACCCTTTCTTTACATCTCTGGTATGCATGTTTTTTGGCCAGGTTTTAATGGTGGGAATCAAGTGATCAGTCAATGCAGATGACAGAGAATCTAAAGCTGAGTTCGTGTAGTTTGAGGTTCAAGTATTGCATCTACAATCAGTTGCCCCGTCTCCAAAGTAAAGCTTCCTTTGTATAAAAAGTACAGAGTGGATAAACATGAGGGGAAATGATGATATGGATGAAGGTGGGATTCAAAGAAGAAAGAGCAGAAAAAAGGGCTCAATAATCAAAGTGTATTGTGTGAGAGTGGGTGGTTCAGCGTTGAGAGGAGTTGGGAGATGCTTGTTTGTAAGTTGTTACCCACTCCTCCAATGTTTTGGGTTGGATGATTGTAGGCATCGCCACCATCATCACACCCATTTCCATTGATCCCAAATTTCCCACAAAGGATAGGAGTAGGGGTTGTACAAATTTGAATCTGAGACCAGGATCATTGGAAACTTGAACATTAGCCTTTTACCGGTCAATCCGTGATTCAGTATATCGTGTATCTTTTGAATTGTATGAAAGGAAATAAAGCTTTagatttccattttttttttcaagttttcatGCATTTAATGAGTCTTTGAATGATCAGATTTTGATTCGGATATTCATcggccaaaaaaaaaatttaaacaatgtAAATCTAAATATGTGTAATGGCAGAAGCTCTGCTTTGAGCATAAATTCCAAGACCAGTATCTGCAAGTTTTTTAGTATTAAAGACAAATTAAGCCGTCTCAAATCCCATCCCCTTTCTTCCTCAATGCCAATGCTGCCTATACGTAGGTGCAATATAACCATGTATCTGTATGAATGGTACCCTCAAATTGTGTTGCATATTGAAACTAATCATCATCTCGCTTGGCAGACCTAGAAGAAAGGCCATTCGCAGATGCTAGTTTTGACTTCACCTCCCGCCACTCGCCCTCCCAATCTTGTTCCCAACCTTGAGCTGTTTCTACATCGACATTGTTAGGTGAAGACGAGGCAGGTTGCCCCATTTCAAGCTGCTGGTATGCGATTCCATCATCCCTTTTGCTTCGCTTGTAGAAGGCGTACGTACTGCCGATGATCAGACCTGTTAGAATCAGTAAGTAGATGGGGCTTATATGCCTGGGGAAAGGGATATAATTGAATATGCCGTAACTTGATGCAGCTGCTCCTATCTGAATTGCACAACTCAATTCTCCAGCATCTATTTGTATGGTTGAATTTCCACCAACTTTTGCTGTGATTTCAACCTATGAcatcaaaaattaaagaaaagtagCACCACCGCATCAAGTTTAAAAACTAACTTGGACTAAAAAAAGAGTTCATGTCCCAAACGTGAAAATTATTagcactaaattaaataaaaaacttcaaACCTTAAtgtgttaataatttttaaatttaacccaaatcaaaattcgaaaaattcatttaataggTAACAGCTAAAAAACAAATAGAGAAGGGTGAAATTAAACCTTTTGGGTTAGGTGAGGGAGCACTTCCACCTTCTTGGTCTTGTCATGTGACATACTCACACTTACGGTTAGGTTTCTCTCTCCTTCGTTCATCACCAATACTAGTACTTTCTTTGAACCTACATGCAATTTTATAACATTTCTACTTTCAAATTTTCTTCTATTCAGTATGATAATGCTAATAATCTATACAttcacatttttttattatcaattacttaatgtaaaatttattatttcaatttaacttAATATAATATTCGATATTTGAACTTGACACTTTTTTATTAAtgtgttatttaaatttttttgacccAATTTAATATCTGAACTTgacattatttttcttaatttggtacttaaattttttttaagttcaatttagtacctaaatttattaaatgttatataaattaCACAAGACACTaacaatgttaaatttttttatgctaCAAAAATATTGTCAATATTGAAGGAAATTCATGTTAAAAGACTAGGTATTGAGCtatatttaatgaattattattaaataagtaaaaaatattttttttaaatctcaaattaaaataaattcattattttaaatgaataaaacaattaattaattaattaaaactaaaagtaattaaacatataaatataatcaTATCATTTGTCACATGTCAGttatacattaattatttttgctaccttataaaaaaataacattggtAGTATATtagaataatttgtaaaatatttgacTAGTACCAAATCGAACAAaaaaattaggtaccaaattagaaaaaagagtCAAGTTCAGGTACTAAATTGGACCTaaataaagtttaagtaccaatttaagaaaaagtgtcaagtttaggtaccaaattagataaaaaattaagcactaaattaaaaaaatatcaagttCGAGTACCAAATATTGAATTGTTTCCATCCCAAACACcctttaaacaataaaataaaaaccaaagacCCAGAAGAAAATTAAAGCAGTAAAGTCTTTGGAGAAGTATGCTACGTTAAGCATACCAATTGACGCAGGATCAAGGCACGCCCTTAAGCTTTCGTTATGACAACTCGTTGACGAAAGCCAACACCCGTGGTTACTAGGCCCAGGAGCCGGCGCCGGTGACGATAGGCTGGAAGACTAAAACCCAGGAAAAAAATTACTTCTTCTTTTTGGTTctgaaaattaaaaagttaataataataaaagagtaaaaaaaaaataccGGGGAAGAATCCCCCGCAGGTCGAGCGTGTGATTGAAGAAAGagtaaaaggaaagaaaagattgaaagGATTTCCtttgaattcattttttttttttagttgttGAATCAAAGCTCTCATCCCACCATTGATATTAATAAGATTTAAGTCTCCAATTACAAGAATTTCCATGCTGTTGGTTTGTTCTTAGTCAATCAAAAGCCTTCTGACTTATTCCTCGTCTTCTTTTCTTCGAATTCTCCGTTTACTtttgtctctctctctctctccactTTTGACTTTCCCACGTGGCATAATACTACACATGTTTTAACTTATtcaactatgttttttttttctttgatcttgGATGAAAGGTATATTCTTCTACTTATCGATGAGTACTAATTATCAAGTCGTCGCTTGAAGCTCGCTACCTggactttaaaaaagaaaaacttaataaCCCAATGACTTAAGTGAAAATTTTTCGAACAATTCAATgatcatttttgtaacttttttaaaaattaaagtgaccaaaacataaatttattaataattcaaaGATATCGAgtgtagttttaaaaaaaatgtattttgaaGTGGATTTAAAAAGTGTagtttttctttaaataaattatattttttttattatagttgTGGTGAAATGTTATGAGATGTTTGGTTCATTCAATGAGATGAAgttcttaataaattaattatagttgTCAATATCGTGCCTAGCAACCAATCTTTCATTACCTTGTCACTAACCAAGAAGAAGCTTGTTTAAATTATTTCCCTTATCAATAAACAACCCTTTAACCCCGTGCCTAGGATTTAGCTTACCGATTTCATTAAGAATGAGAAAGACTTAATTATAACCAACAAACATACACGAATGAGGTTTATTTGATTAGAACGCACGTCTACACAACATATATGTCATATGTTATTTATATCTAATTATGTTGTTTGTCACAAgcattagaattaattaaataattacaaatttaactattctaactaacaaaataaatattctaAGATATCAAATATGACCTCTACATTCAGCAAacttgaatatttttaattaaaataaaagacatGCAAATactaaagaataaagaaaaggtGAAGAGTAATTAGATCTAACAAACTATAAGAGTCAAACTTCGAAATTCCTTTTACTAGAAAAAGAGGTTTAGTGATCCATGAACAAGAAGAacataaaatagtaaaagttgcAATAAgctaaaaattctacaaaaagtCCTAACACTCTACTAAAAGGTCTTATTTATAAAGTTTAATTGATTTAGGGTAAGTCTGGATGGACAGTGCGTTTACttgcagttagtgtaaaaacaacaatGGAGATGAGATTTGATATTGTAGCGTTACTGTAGCATGAGATAAAAAATTAAGCTAAACGTATCACATTGCACCACACCACACTGCACCCCACCCAATTACCCATCCAAACCCATCCCTAGATTAGGTCTATAACACTTTTTTGAGATAAAAGTCTTGAAAAGGGATGAAAATATCCTTGCATTTTAGAGTTATGGTGGCCAAAATTGTTACACAAGTGAACACTAGCGTTGGGGCCATGCATTCTCAAACTGCGGCACTAAATTTGCTTCCCTTAGATAGGTCGCAACCCTAGCTCTCCAAGCCACACCCCACATGTCTTTTTTCTCTTATTTCACATTTGGCTCAGTTTTAACTCCTTACTTTGCTTCCAATGATCCTTGAACTTGTGTCTCAAACTCATTTGCACCTAATAGAAATTTCAAAACACCTAATTAATTAGTAGGTAAACTACCtagttggtcacccaacttttaggAAGCTTTCATTTTCATCACTTAGGCGTTAAATCTCTAACAACGCTTAATTGTGCATACTacatcatgtttacactttcattttaaTTACCTAACTTTTAGGtcacttttattttggtcacccaaaaaatagatttttttaactaTTGATTGAGGTAAAAGCACATTAAGGATTGAAGCAATAAAGcaatagaaactaaaataatgtattaaaaaattgtgaaattttactTGTTTACCACATTGTCAAAAGCTCTActtttttcaatattaaaatttaaaatttcaaaacatcaaaattaattaaataaactgtTGACAAAATTTTATCCCTTGATAGTATCAACATAtttgttattataatattaaaattaattaattaaattaatttaacctcctttcaaaatttaaaatgttattttatatttccaaattaaaataaactcaagtAACCCATCTTTAATAATTGTCTACGAAACCCacatttcttttgattatatgatcttgaatatttcatgctaaggtaaaagtaaagaaaaatcattgcaaatattaaattaattaattttatcttccatGCCAAAGAAAACTCGAAATTTCTTTCATCACTTCTTTACTCTAAATGAAgaacaaacaattaatttaattaattgcaataattttttttcttggctTAATATATAGATTGGCCCTAGAACTTGAAAAATTTTCTCACATTGGACCCTAAACCTTTTTTATCATATTGATCCTTAAGGTTGGCATTTGTTATACAGATTGGTCCTACACTGACATGTTTGTTTTTGAAGAATATGCTAATTTGGACAAGTATAGGGCTACATTTGAAGAAATAAGGGGACAACACATGAATTCATATTTAATcattcttaaaaaatataaaaaaaaatcttaaaattgaaaaaaaatcaaaaaatttataaacttttTTAAGAGATGTCATAAattataagaaagaaaaaaattgaatatatataaaacaataaaatatgaaaataaaaaataagttaaaatttaacaattaaaactTACTCTTTAAATAATCaactttaacaaaataaaaataatttttaaaattctaaaaatatataacaaataatattaaaaatataaaaataaaaaaaattcaattttttagaaatttacaaaaaatgaaaaaaaatgaaaatttgattagACATTGACTGAAGTTGACCGGGCTTGACTAGCATTGATCGACACTAACAAGGAGTTGATCGACATCAActgatcaattttttttaatttttaattttttaaaattttttatataattttatatttttacaaattcttgttatttttaatgtaaccaaatttattttcattttcaatttatatatattgtttttattttttaacaaatttcaaattttttttttaaattttaaagtttttgttaaaaaaatttaagaatggTTAAAgatgaa
The sequence above is drawn from the Gossypium hirsutum isolate 1008001.06 chromosome A05, Gossypium_hirsutum_v2.1, whole genome shotgun sequence genome and encodes:
- the LOC107962227 gene encoding uncharacterized protein produces the protein MNSKEILSIFSFLLLFLQSHARPAGDSSPSSSLSSPAPAPGPSNHGCWLSSTSCHNESLRACLDPASIGSKKVLVLVMNEGERNLTVSVSMSHDKTKKVEVLPHLTQKVEITAKVGGNSTIQIDAGELSCAIQIGAAASSYGIFNYIPFPRHISPIYLLILTGLIIGSTYAFYKRSKRDDGIAYQQLEMGQPASSSPNNVDVETAQGWEQDWEGEWREVKSKLASANGLSSRSAKRDDD